The following are from one region of the Sphingomonas sp. J315 genome:
- the hisD gene encoding histidinol dehydrogenase translates to MIRLSTSEPGFAQAFRELVDARREADADVARDVRTIVASVRDEGDAALHAFTRKFDKHDLNETGWRIEKSDCAVAFDALAPDLRNALQLAASRITAYHALQKPSDSDTTDTAGIRTGARWSAVEAAGVYVPGGRAAYPSSVLMNAIPAKVAGVDRVVMVTPTPDGEINPLVLAAAHIAGVDEIWRVGGAQAIAALAYGTGRIAAVDVITGPGNAWVAEAKRQLYGVVGIDMVAGPSEIVVVADGKNDPEWIAADLLSQSEHDPTSQSILITDDAVLAGKVAEAVDRQIGELSTRNVARQSWDANGAIILTANLDEAIPLVNKLAPEHLELAVDDPDALFARVRHAGSVFLGRMTPEAIGDYVAGPNHVLPTGRRARFASGLSVLDFMKRTSFLALDAQGLAAIGPAAVALAEAEGLPAHAKSVALRLGHPR, encoded by the coding sequence ATGATCCGCCTGTCCACCTCCGAACCCGGCTTCGCCCAGGCGTTTCGCGAGCTGGTCGATGCGCGGCGCGAGGCCGACGCCGATGTCGCGCGCGATGTGCGCACCATCGTCGCATCCGTCCGCGACGAGGGCGACGCCGCGCTGCACGCATTTACCCGCAAGTTCGACAAGCACGACCTTAACGAAACCGGCTGGCGGATCGAGAAGAGCGACTGCGCCGTGGCGTTCGATGCGCTTGCGCCCGACCTGCGCAACGCACTGCAACTCGCTGCATCACGCATTACCGCGTACCATGCGTTGCAGAAGCCCAGCGACAGCGACACGACCGACACCGCCGGCATCCGCACCGGCGCGCGCTGGAGTGCCGTCGAAGCAGCCGGTGTCTATGTCCCCGGCGGCCGCGCGGCCTATCCCAGCTCGGTGCTGATGAACGCGATCCCCGCCAAGGTCGCGGGCGTCGATCGCGTCGTGATGGTCACCCCGACCCCGGATGGCGAGATCAACCCGCTCGTCCTCGCCGCCGCGCATATCGCCGGGGTGGATGAAATCTGGCGCGTGGGCGGAGCGCAGGCGATCGCCGCGCTCGCCTATGGCACCGGGCGGATCGCTGCCGTCGATGTCATCACCGGCCCCGGCAATGCCTGGGTCGCGGAGGCCAAGCGCCAGCTGTACGGCGTGGTCGGCATCGACATGGTCGCGGGGCCGAGCGAGATCGTCGTCGTCGCCGATGGCAAGAACGACCCCGAATGGATCGCCGCCGATCTGCTCAGCCAGTCCGAACATGACCCGACCAGCCAGTCGATCCTGATCACCGACGACGCGGTGCTGGCGGGCAAGGTGGCCGAAGCGGTCGATCGCCAGATCGGCGAGCTGTCGACGCGCAACGTCGCGCGGCAGAGCTGGGACGCCAACGGCGCGATCATCCTGACCGCGAACCTCGACGAGGCGATCCCGCTGGTCAACAAGCTCGCGCCCGAGCATCTGGAACTGGCGGTGGACGATCCCGATGCGCTGTTCGCGCGCGTGCGCCATGCCGGATCGGTGTTCCTCGGCCGGATGACGCCCGAAGCGATCGGCGATTATGTCGCTGGCCCCAACCACGTCCTGCCCACCGGCCGCCGCGCACGCTTTGCCAGCGGCCTGTCGGTGCTCGATTTCATGAAGCGCACCAGCTTCCTCGCACTCGATGCACAGGGGCTGGCGGCGATCGGCCCCGCCGCAGTGGCGCTGGCGGAGGCCGAAGGGCTTCCGGCGCATGCCAAGTCGGTGGCGCTGCGGCTCGGACATCCGCGATGA